The DNA window CATTTCGGTCCGCGGAGCCCTCGACCTGGCGTCCACGGCCGCCCCCGACCGGCGGGAGGTTGCCGTTGGAGGGTTGCCGTCGGAGGTGACCCTGTTTCACGTGAAACAAGCCAGCGCGCGATTCCGTGTGCGGGTAAGAGCCTGCGTGGGCCTGGGCCCCCACGGGCGGCGCGACAAATGTAGAAGGCCGGCAGATCCTGAGATCTACCGGCCTTCCGACCTTGCGGTCCGCGGTGGGGCTAACAGGATTTGAACCTGTGGCCTCATCCTTATCAGGGATGCGCTCTAACCAACTGAGCTATAGCCCCGCGCTGCCCCTGAAGATTAGCGCACCTCGGGGGCAGTACCAAAATCGGTTCCGCCGGCTTCCTACTCGTCCTCGGCGAGCGTCAGCTCGACGCCGCCGACGAAGCCCGCCGACAGGTTGTAGATGAACGCGCCGAGCGTCGCGAGCGCCGTGGCGAGCACCACGTCGATCATCGCGATGACCGAAGTGAAGATCAGTACCCGCGGCAGCGAGAGGAAGGACTGGAGGTCGAAGCCGTTGCTCTCGTTGGAGCCCGTCGCCTCGCTGATCGTCCCGCCCACCGTGGAGAAGACGCCCATCGCGTCCATCACCATCCACAGCACCGCCGCCGCCACCACCGTGCAGATGCCCAGCGCGATGGAGAGCAGGAAGCTGACCTTCATCACCGACCACGGGTCGGCCTTGGCCACCCGCAGCCTCGCCTTGCGCGTACGCGGCGTCGTACGCGCCCCCGTACGCGGCAGACGCACCGCGGCGGCACCCGGCTGCTGCCCGGCCCGCTGCGCCCCACCAGGCGCCACTGCGGCACCGTGCGCACCATCGCCCTGCGGCGAGGGATACGCCTGCGGCGGGTGATACGGCTGAGCCTGGCGGCCCTCGCCCTGCGGCTCACGCTCACCCGGCAGCGGTCCGCTCCCGTACCCGTCGTACCCCTGAGCCTGAGGCCCTCGCGTATCGGTCACAGTCCCCCCCTGGGAGTCCGCGGCAGAGCCACGGGCACCGGGTGCTCCAGATTCAGAAGCGGCCGCTCCGGCGCCCGTGGCTCCACTCACGCTTTACTCCTCGTGCTCACCGGCCGAAGGCGCTGCGCCCTCGGCGGATTCGGCAACCTCGACGGCTTCGGTCGCCTCGACCGCATCGCCTTCGACCTCGTCGATGTCGGCCCCCTCGGGGCCTTCCACCTCTTCGGCCTCGCGACCGGCCTCGGCATTACGAGCGATACCGACGACGGCATCGCGCTTGCCCAGGTTGATCAGTTGGACGCCCATGGTGTCACGGCCCGTCTCCCTGACTTCGTTGACTCGCGTACGAATCACACCACCGCCGAGCGTGATGGCGAGGATCTCGTCCGTCTCCTCCACCACCAGCGCGCCGACCAGCGATCCCCGGTCCTCCACGATCTTGGCGGCCTTGATACCCAGACCACCGCGACCCTGGACCCGGTACTCGTCGACAGGGGTCCGCTTCGCGTACCCGCCATCGGTGGCGGTGAACACGAACGTACCGGCCCGGACGACATTCATCGAGAGCAGCTCGTCACCTTCGCGGAAACTCATGCCCTTCACACCCGAAGTCGCACGGCCCATCGGCCGCAGCGCGTCGTCGGTCGCCGTGAAGCGGATCGACTGCGCCTTCTTGCTGACCAGCAGCAGATCGTCCTCGGCCGACACCAGCTCCGCGCCGATCAGCTCGTCGTCGCTGCCGTCCGCGGTCTCCCGCAGATTGATCGCGATGACGCCGCCCGAACGGGGCGAGTCGTAGTCCTTCAGGGACGTCTTCTTCACCAGGCCGCCCTTGGTGGCCAGGATCAGGTAAGGCGCCGCCTCGTAGTCACGGATCGCGAGGATCTGCGCGATCTGCTCGTCCGGCTGGAAGGCGAGCAGGTTCGCGACGTGCTGCCCGCGCGCGTCCCGGCCGGCGTCCGGAAGCTCGTACGCCTTCGCCCGGTACACCCGGCCCTTGTTCGTGAAGAACAGCAGCCAGTGGTGCGTCGTCGACACGAAGAAGTGGTCGACGATGTCGTCTTCCTTCAGCTTCGTACCGCGCACGCCCTTGCCGCCGCGCTTCTGCGACCGGTAGTCGTCCGTCTTCGTACGCTTCACATAGCCGCCACGCGTGATGGTGACGACGATGTCCTCCTCGGCGATCAGGTCCTCGATGGACATGTCACCGTCGAAGGGCACCAGCTTGGAACGGCGGTCGTCACCGAACTTGTCGACGATCGCGGCCAGTTCCTCGCTGATGATCTGCCGCTGACGCTCCGGCGAGGCGAGGATCGCGTTGTACTCGTTGATCTTCGCCTGGAGCTCGTCGTGCTCCGCGACGATCTTCTGACGCTCCAGCGCCGCCAGCCGGCGGAGCTGCATCTCCAGGATCGCGTTCGCCTGGATCTCGTCGATCTCCAGCAGGCCCATCAGGCCCTCACGCGCCACGTCGACCGTCTGGCTTCGGCGGATCAGCGCGATGACCTCGTCGATCGCGTCCAGCGCCTTGAGCAGACCGCGCAGGATGTGCGCCCGCTCCTCCGCCTTGCGCAGACGGAAGCGCGTACGCCGGACGATGACCTCGATCTGGTGCGTCACCCAGTGCCGGATGAACGCGTCCAGCGACAGCGTCCGCGGCACACCGTCCACCAGCGCCAGCATGTTGGCGCCGAAGTTCGTCTGGAGATCGGTGTGCTTGTACAGGTTGTTCAGCACGACCTTCGCGACCGCGTCCCGCTTCAGCACGATGACCAGGCGCTGACCGGTACGCGAAGACGTCTCGTCACGGACGTCCGCGATGCCGCCGACCTTGCCGTCCTTCACCAGGTCGGCGATCTTCTGCGCCAGGTTGTCCGGGTTGGTCTGGTACGGAAGCTCCGTCACCACCAGGCACTGGCGGTTCTGGATCTCCTCGACCGCCACCACCGCGCGCATCGTGATCGAGCCGCGGCCCGTCCGGTACGCCTCCTCGATGCCCTTGCGGCCCACCACCAGCGCGCCGGTCGGGAAGTCGGGGCCCTTGATGCGCTCCATCAGCGCGTCCAGGAGCTCCTCGTGACCCGCGTCCGGGTTCTCAAGGAACCACTGCGCGCCCGCCGCCACCTCCCGCAGGTTGTGCGGCGGGATGTTCGTGGCCATACCGACCGCGATACCCGCCGAACCGTTGATCAGCAGGTTCGGGAAGCGCGCCGGCAGAACCGTCGGCTCCTGGTTGCGGCCGTCGTAGTTGTCCTGGAAGTCGACGGTCTCCTCGTCGATGTCCCGGACCATCTCCATGGCCAGCGGCATCATCTTGCACTCGGTGTACCGCATCGCCGCGGCCGGGTCGTTGCCCGGAGAACCGAAGTTGCCGTTGGAGTCCACCAGCGGCATGCGCATCGACCAGTGCTGCGCCAGGCGCACCAGGGCGTCGTAGATCGAGGAGTCGCCGTGCGGGTGGTACGTACCCATGACGTCACCGACGACACGGGCGCACTTGTAGAAGCCCTTCTCGGGCCGGTAACCGCCGTCGTACATCGCGTACAGCACACGGCGGTGGACGGGCTTGAGACCGTCCCGCACGTCGGGCAGCGCACGCGACACGATGACGGACATCGCGTAGTCGAGGTACGAACGCTGCATCTCCGTCTCGAGCCCCACGGGCTCGACACGCATGCCCACGCCCTCGACGGGCGGCACCTCTTCGGGCGTCACGGGGACAGGGGTGTTCTCGTCGGCCATTGCTGGTCAAAGTCCTTTCGAGCTGCGGCTGGTGGCTTGCACGGCCGACTCAGATGTCGAGGAAGCGGACGTCCTTGGCGTTGCGCTGGATGAACGAGCGCCGCGCCTCGACGTCCTCACCCATCAGCACCGAGAACAGGTCGTCGGCCTGCGCCGCGTCGTCCAGGGTCACCTGGCCGAGAACCCGGTGGTCCACGTCCATCGTGGTGATGCGCAGCTCCTCGGCGTTCATCTCACCGAGACCCTTGAAGCGCTGGATCGAGTCGTCCCTGATCCGCTTGCCGTTCTGCTTGCCGAGCTCGACGAGCGCGTCGCGCTCACGGTCCGAGTACGCGTACTCGAAGT is part of the Streptomyces agglomeratus genome and encodes:
- a CDS encoding DUF3566 domain-containing protein translates to MTDTRGPQAQGYDGYGSGPLPGEREPQGEGRQAQPYHPPQAYPSPQGDGAHGAAVAPGGAQRAGQQPGAAAVRLPRTGARTTPRTRKARLRVAKADPWSVMKVSFLLSIALGICTVVAAAVLWMVMDAMGVFSTVGGTISEATGSNESNGFDLQSFLSLPRVLIFTSVIAMIDVVLATALATLGAFIYNLSAGFVGGVELTLAEDE
- the gyrA gene encoding DNA gyrase subunit A, which translates into the protein MADENTPVPVTPEEVPPVEGVGMRVEPVGLETEMQRSYLDYAMSVIVSRALPDVRDGLKPVHRRVLYAMYDGGYRPEKGFYKCARVVGDVMGTYHPHGDSSIYDALVRLAQHWSMRMPLVDSNGNFGSPGNDPAAAMRYTECKMMPLAMEMVRDIDEETVDFQDNYDGRNQEPTVLPARFPNLLINGSAGIAVGMATNIPPHNLREVAAGAQWFLENPDAGHEELLDALMERIKGPDFPTGALVVGRKGIEEAYRTGRGSITMRAVVAVEEIQNRQCLVVTELPYQTNPDNLAQKIADLVKDGKVGGIADVRDETSSRTGQRLVIVLKRDAVAKVVLNNLYKHTDLQTNFGANMLALVDGVPRTLSLDAFIRHWVTHQIEVIVRRTRFRLRKAEERAHILRGLLKALDAIDEVIALIRRSQTVDVAREGLMGLLEIDEIQANAILEMQLRRLAALERQKIVAEHDELQAKINEYNAILASPERQRQIISEELAAIVDKFGDDRRSKLVPFDGDMSIEDLIAEEDIVVTITRGGYVKRTKTDDYRSQKRGGKGVRGTKLKEDDIVDHFFVSTTHHWLLFFTNKGRVYRAKAYELPDAGRDARGQHVANLLAFQPDEQIAQILAIRDYEAAPYLILATKGGLVKKTSLKDYDSPRSGGVIAINLRETADGSDDELIGAELVSAEDDLLLVSKKAQSIRFTATDDALRPMGRATSGVKGMSFREGDELLSMNVVRAGTFVFTATDGGYAKRTPVDEYRVQGRGGLGIKAAKIVEDRGSLVGALVVEETDEILAITLGGGVIRTRVNEVRETGRDTMGVQLINLGKRDAVVGIARNAEAGREAEEVEGPEGADIDEVEGDAVEATEAVEVAESAEGAAPSAGEHEE